In Falco biarmicus isolate bFalBia1 chromosome 5, bFalBia1.pri, whole genome shotgun sequence, a single genomic region encodes these proteins:
- the LOC130150103 gene encoding dystroglycan 1-like, producing MACLQGQLEVAQTLLPSPQDPSTLLFPTSERLQSVETAWMLPPFSVSQELQNTTPGQANTSPRVVHSIKFLTATIGCLFFFPIPANAFYDEEDGNSSQLSLQIIPADGSPLGSESWLQFNTSQRTMHGYPLDIDFQYSPQQFVLSATDSGGLTAWESFTIELLKPSNVPCHLYTVRTRNSYYSFLRERKRISLFLEKLSLYLSSSSPKDIVVTALKPGSTVISWYNSSLCPSANRSSSWCAKEEIQEALEKLRVPDGYVSPHFVQAMLPEYKIDVIFDISYSEVCLPTTAPLDGSLNSTVPTLQGKNDSVTTKTPPALPNSLCATVGVVLIIFVCWVCKYHRKIPGPQPVAFQRNPQLSHADVELDVLKPRKAPVHECRASPSPQLWVPPSAPLPSREQCCRAGRQPHITPASQPPKYQLPPHYQAGMITQNGQGNFHRLKSRTFK from the exons ATGGCATGTTTGCAGGGTCAGTTGG AGGTGGCTCAGACACTGCTACCATCGCCCCAGGATCCAAGCACCTTGCTGTTTCCCACATCTGAAAGACTACAGTCTGTGGAAACTGCATGGATGCTTCCTCCGTTTTCTGTTTCACAAGAGCTTCAGAATACAACCCCAG GGCAAGCGAACACTTCCCCAAGGGTTGTTCATTCCATTAAATTCCTAACAGCAACTATTGGatgcctcttcttttttcctataCCTGCCAACGCATTTTACGATGAGGAAGATGGCAACTCAAGTCAGTTATCTCTACAAATCATTCCAGCTGACGGCTCTCCGTTGGGATCAGAAAGCTGGCTGCAGTTTAACACCTCTCAGCGAACCATGCACGGCTATCCCCTTGATATTGATTTCCAGTATTCGCCTCAGCAGTTCGTGCTGTCTGCCACAGATTCAGGCGGCCTGACTGCCTGGGAGTCCTTCACCATCGAGCTCCTGAAGCCCAGCAACGTACCATGCCATCTTTACACTGTCAGAACAAGAAACAGCTACTACTCTTTCctgagagagaggaaaaggattAGTTTGTTTCTAGAGAAGCTCTCCCTCTATTTGAGCTCCAGCAGTCCCAAAGACATCGTGGTGACCGCCCTCAAACCCGGCTCCACAGTCATCTCGTGGTACAACAGTTCGCTGTGCCCAAGTGCCAACAGATCTTCCAGCTGGTGCGCTAAAGAGGAAATCCAGGAAGCACTAGAGAAATTAAGAGTGCCGGATGGGTACGTTAGCCCACACTTTGTCCAAGCAATGCTGCCAGAATACAAAATTGATGTAATTTTCGACATTTCATACAGTGAAGTCTGCCTTCCCACTACAGCGCCACTTGACGGGTCTCTTAACAGTACTGTGCCTACGCTTCAAGGCAAGAATGACTCTGTGACTACAAAGACCCCACCCGCCTTACCGAACAGCCTTTGTGCCACTGTTGGGGTGGTTCTGATAATATTTGTTTGCTGGGTTTGCAAGTACCACAGGAAGATTCCTGGACCACAGCCTGTGGCATTTCAGAGAAACCCCCAGTTAAGCCACGCTGATGTGGAACTGGATGTCCTGAAACCTCGCAAAGCGCCTGTACACGAGTGCCGGGCCTCACCTTCACCGCAGCTATGGGTACCACCTTCGGCGCCGCTTCCCTCCCgagagcagtgctgcagggcgGGCAGACAGCCTCACATCACACCAGCTTCTCAGCCACCAAAGTACCAACTCCCTCCCCATTACCAAGCGGGTATGATCACCCAGAATGGCCAGGGCAATTTCCACAGACTGAAGTCAAGAACTTTTAAATGA
- the FGFR1OP2 gene encoding FGFR1 oncogene partner 2 isoform X1 → MKMSCTIEKALADAKALVERLREHDNAAEALIEQTTALNKRVEAMKQYQEEIQELNEVARHRPRSTLVMGIQQENRQIRELQQENKELRTSLEEHQSALELIMSKYREQMFRLLMASKKDDPSIIMKLKEQHSKELQVHVDQITEMAAVMRKAIEIDEKHGCKEQERIIQLEQENKGLREILQITRESFLNLKKEDASESTSLSGLVTSSDLSLRKS, encoded by the exons ATGA AAATGAGTTGCACAATTGAAAAAGCCTTAGCAGATGCAAAGGCACTGGTGGAACGGCTAAGGGAACATGACAACGCAGCAGAAGCTCTTATTGAACAGACTACAGCTCTTAATAAGCGGGTTGAAGCAATGAAACAG TACCAAGAAGAAATTCAAGAGCTCAATGAAGTAGCAAGACATCGCCCTCGATCTACATTAGTGATGGGTATCCaacaagaaaacagacagaTTAGGGAAttgcaacaggaaaataaag aACTACGCACATCTCTTGAAGAACATCAGTCTGCTTTGGAACTGATAATGAGCAAGTACAGAGAACAGATGTTTAGGCTGCTTATGGCAAGCAAAAAGGATGACCCAAGTATAATAATGAAGTTAAAAGAGCAACATTCCAAG GAGCTGCAAGTGCATGTGGACCAAATTACAGAAATGGCAGCAGTAATGAGAAAAGCTATTGAAATTGATGAAAAGCATGGCTGCAAAGAGCAGGAACGTATCATTCAGCTTGAG caagaaaacaaaggctTGAGAGAAATTCTTCAAATAACTAGAGAATCATTTCTGAACCTTAAGAAGGAAGATGCGTCAGAGAGCACATCTCTGTCAGGATTAGTGACAAGCAGCGATTTGAGCCTGAGGAAAAGCTAA
- the LOC130150158 gene encoding dystroglycan 1-like: MLPLLFALVSLCGNMPAAVARGSNNRREETKNLQGIPDATVLMGKIFYCPVPVFAFQGTITQYKVTLASGADLPKWLDFNPSTHMLQGLPMAGESGTYLLNIAASGRARAQKAPRAAGNFTIHVQDSIVFLDTEGSLNHMPNNYQ; the protein is encoded by the exons ATGCTCCCTCTTCTCTTTGCACTGGTATCTCTCTGTGGAAACATGCCTGCTGCGGTTGCCAGGGGATCAAACAACAGACGTGAAGAAACAAAGAACCTGCAAGGAATCCCAGACGCAACCGTCCTTATGGGAAAAATATTCTATTGTCCAGTGCCAGTATTTGCCTTTCAGGGAACGATAACTCAGTACAAG GTCACTTTAGCCAGCGGTGCGGATTTGCCAAAATGGTTGGACTTCAACCCCAGTACACACATGCTGCAGGGACTGCCGATGGCAGGGGAAAGCGGAACGTACCTGCTGAACATTGCTGCCTCTGGAAGGGCACGTGCCCAGAAAGCACCAAGAGCTGCTGGAAATTTCACCATCCACGTTCAGGACAGCATTGTATTCCTGGACACGGAGGGGAGCTTGAACCACATGCCAAACAACTACCAGTGA
- the FGFR1OP2 gene encoding FGFR1 oncogene partner 2 isoform X2: MSCTIEKALADAKALVERLREHDNAAEALIEQTTALNKRVEAMKQYQEEIQELNEVARHRPRSTLVMGIQQENRQIRELQQENKELRTSLEEHQSALELIMSKYREQMFRLLMASKKDDPSIIMKLKEQHSKELQVHVDQITEMAAVMRKAIEIDEKHGCKEQERIIQLEQENKGLREILQITRESFLNLKKEDASESTSLSGLVTSSDLSLRKS; encoded by the exons ATGAGTTGCACAATTGAAAAAGCCTTAGCAGATGCAAAGGCACTGGTGGAACGGCTAAGGGAACATGACAACGCAGCAGAAGCTCTTATTGAACAGACTACAGCTCTTAATAAGCGGGTTGAAGCAATGAAACAG TACCAAGAAGAAATTCAAGAGCTCAATGAAGTAGCAAGACATCGCCCTCGATCTACATTAGTGATGGGTATCCaacaagaaaacagacagaTTAGGGAAttgcaacaggaaaataaag aACTACGCACATCTCTTGAAGAACATCAGTCTGCTTTGGAACTGATAATGAGCAAGTACAGAGAACAGATGTTTAGGCTGCTTATGGCAAGCAAAAAGGATGACCCAAGTATAATAATGAAGTTAAAAGAGCAACATTCCAAG GAGCTGCAAGTGCATGTGGACCAAATTACAGAAATGGCAGCAGTAATGAGAAAAGCTATTGAAATTGATGAAAAGCATGGCTGCAAAGAGCAGGAACGTATCATTCAGCTTGAG caagaaaacaaaggctTGAGAGAAATTCTTCAAATAACTAGAGAATCATTTCTGAACCTTAAGAAGGAAGATGCGTCAGAGAGCACATCTCTGTCAGGATTAGTGACAAGCAGCGATTTGAGCCTGAGGAAAAGCTAA
- the INTS13 gene encoding integrator complex subunit 13 isoform X2, with amino-acid sequence MKIFSESHKTVFVVDHCPYMAESCRQHVEFDMLVKNRTQGVIPLAPISKSLWTCSVESSMEYCRIMYDIFPFKKLVNFIVSDSGAHVLNSWTQEDQNLQELMAALAAVGPPNPRADPECCSILHGLVAAVEALCKITEYQHEARTMLMENAERVGNRGRIICITNAKSDSHVRMLEDCVQETIHEHNKLAANSDHLMQIQKCELVLIHTYPVGEDSLVSDRPKKELSPVLTSEVHSVRAGRHLATKLNVLVQQHFDLASTTITNIPMKEEQHANTSANYDVELLHHKEAHVDFLKSGDNHIGGNSREGTFKETVTLKWCTPRTNSVELHYCTGAYRISPVDVNSRPSSCLTNFLLNGRSVLLEQPRKSGSKVISHMLSSHGGEIFLHVLSSSRSILEDPPSISEGCGGRVTDYRITDFGEFMRENRLTPFLEPRYKIDGSLEIPLERAKDQLEKHTRYWPMIISQTTIFNMQAVVPLASVIVKEAMTDEDVLNCQKTIYNLVDMERKNDPLPISTVGTRGKGPKRDEQYRIMWNELETLVRAHTNNSEKHQRVLECLMACRSKPPEEEERKKRGRKREDKEDKSEKLGKDYESDKPWQESERLKGLLDREKEELAEAEVIKDSPDSPEPPNKKPLITMDEMPTVEKAKGPMSLLSLWSNRINTANSRKHQEFIGRLNSVNNKAELYQHLKEENGMETTENGKAGRQ; translated from the exons atgaaaatcttttctgAGTCTCATAAAACTGTTTTTGTTGTGGATCACTGCCCATATATGGCAGAGTCCTGCAGACAACATGTTGAATTTGATATGTTAGTAAAGAATCGGACCCAAGGAGTTATACCACTAGCACCCATATCAAAATCACTGTGGACCTGTTCGGTGGAATCATCCATGGAGTACTGTAGAATAATGTACGATATTTTCCCTTTCAAGAAACTG GTGAATTTCATTGTGAGTGATTCTGGGGCTCATGTCTTGAATTCCTGGACTCAAGAAGATCAGAACTTGCAAGAG ttGATGGCAGCATTAGCAGCTGTTGGACCACCTAATCCTCGGGCAGATCCGGAGTGCTGCAGCATACTTCATGGTCTGGTTGCAGCAGTTGAAGCGCTCTGCAAAATAACAGAATACCAGCATGAGGCTCGAACCATGCTCATGGAGAATGCAGAACGTGttggaaacagaggaagaatAATCTGTATTACTAATGCAAAAAG TGATAGTCATGTTCGGATGCTTGAGGATTGTGTTCAGGAAACCATTCATGAGCATAACAAGCTTGCAGCTAATTCAGATCA TCTAATGCAGATTCAGAAATGTGAATTGGTCTTAATCCACACTTACCCGGTTGGTGAAGACAGCCTGGTTTCAGATCGTCCAAAAAAAGAG CTTTCACCTGTTTTAACCAGTGAAGTGCACAGTGTCCGTGCGGGGCGACATCTGGCTACAAAACTGAATGTTTTAGTACAACAGCACTTTGACTTGGCTTCAACCACAATAACTAACATTCCCATGAAG gaagAACAACATGCTAATACATCAGCCAACTACGACGTGGAGCTGCTTCATCACAAAGAGGCACATGTTGACTTTTTAAAGAGTG GTGATAATCATATAGGTGGCAATAGCAGAGAAGGCACATTTAAAGAAACTGTAACGTTAAAATGGTGTACTCCTCGAACAAATAGTGTGG aattacacTACTGCACTGGAGCATACAGAATTTCACCAGTAGATGTAAATAGCAGACCTTCTTCATGCCTTACTAACTTCCTCCTTAATG GTCGTTCTGTTTTATTGGAACAGCCACGCAAGTCTGGCTCTAAAGTAATTAGTCACATGCTTAGCAGCCACGGAGGAGaaatttttctgcatgttttaagCAGCTCACGATCAATTCTAGAAGATCCTCCATCAATTAGCGAAGGATGTGGTGGAAGAGTCACGGACTACCGGATTACA GATTTTGGTGAATTTATGAGGGAAAACCGATTAACTCCTTTTCTAGAGCCCAGATATAAGATCGATGGAAGTCTTGAAATTCCACTGGAACGTGCAAAAGATCAGTTAGAGAAACATACTCGTTACTGGCCTATGATTATTTCGCAGACTACCATCTTCAATATGCAAGCT GTAGTGCCGTTAGCCAGTGTAATTGTAAAAGAAGCAATGACTGATGAGGATGTTCTGAATTGTCAAAAAACAATATACAATTTGGTAGACATGGAGAGGAAAAATGATCCGCTGCCAATTTCAACAGTTGGTACCAGAGGAAAGGGTCCAAAAAG AGATGAACAGTACCGGATTATGTGGAATGAATTGGAGACCCTTGTACGAGCACACACAAACAACTCTGAGAAACACCAGCGAGTCTTAGAATGTTTGATGGCTTGCAGAAGCAAACCCCCAGAAGAAGAGGAGCGCAAGAAACGAGGTAGAAAGAGAGAAGACAAAGAAGACAAGTCAGAGAAGTTGGGCAAAGACTATGAATCGGATAAGCCGTGGCAAGAATCAGAAAG GTTGAAAGGTCTTTTGGATCGTGAAAAAGAAGAACTAGCAGAAGCTGAAGTTATCAAAGATTCCCCTGATTCTCCTGAGCCACCCAACAAAAAGCCTCTCATTACAATGGATGAAATGCCCACAGttgaaaaggcaaaag GGCCAATGTCCTTGCTGTCCTTATGGAGCAACAGGATTAATACTGCCAACTCTAGGAAACACCAGGAATTTATTGGTCGTTTGAACTCTGTCAACAATAAAGCTGAGCTATATCAAcatctgaaagaagaaaatgg AATGGAAAcgacagaaaatggaaaagcaggCCGGCAGTGA
- the INTS13 gene encoding integrator complex subunit 13 isoform X1 — protein sequence MKIFSESHKTVFVVDHCPYMAESCRQHVEFDMLVKNRTQGVIPLAPISKSLWTCSVESSMEYCRIMYDIFPFKKLVNFIVSDSGAHVLNSWTQEDQNLQELMAALAAVGPPNPRADPECCSILHGLVAAVEALCKITEYQHEARTMLMENAERVGNRGRIICITNAKSDSHVRMLEDCVQETIHEHNKLAANSDHLMQIQKCELVLIHTYPVGEDSLVSDRPKKELSPVLTSEVHSVRAGRHLATKLNVLVQQHFDLASTTITNIPMKPTFNVCDQEEQHANTSANYDVELLHHKEAHVDFLKSGDNHIGGNSREGTFKETVTLKWCTPRTNSVELHYCTGAYRISPVDVNSRPSSCLTNFLLNGRSVLLEQPRKSGSKVISHMLSSHGGEIFLHVLSSSRSILEDPPSISEGCGGRVTDYRITDFGEFMRENRLTPFLEPRYKIDGSLEIPLERAKDQLEKHTRYWPMIISQTTIFNMQAVVPLASVIVKEAMTDEDVLNCQKTIYNLVDMERKNDPLPISTVGTRGKGPKRDEQYRIMWNELETLVRAHTNNSEKHQRVLECLMACRSKPPEEEERKKRGRKREDKEDKSEKLGKDYESDKPWQESERLKGLLDREKEELAEAEVIKDSPDSPEPPNKKPLITMDEMPTVEKAKGPMSLLSLWSNRINTANSRKHQEFIGRLNSVNNKAELYQHLKEENGMETTENGKAGRQ from the exons atgaaaatcttttctgAGTCTCATAAAACTGTTTTTGTTGTGGATCACTGCCCATATATGGCAGAGTCCTGCAGACAACATGTTGAATTTGATATGTTAGTAAAGAATCGGACCCAAGGAGTTATACCACTAGCACCCATATCAAAATCACTGTGGACCTGTTCGGTGGAATCATCCATGGAGTACTGTAGAATAATGTACGATATTTTCCCTTTCAAGAAACTG GTGAATTTCATTGTGAGTGATTCTGGGGCTCATGTCTTGAATTCCTGGACTCAAGAAGATCAGAACTTGCAAGAG ttGATGGCAGCATTAGCAGCTGTTGGACCACCTAATCCTCGGGCAGATCCGGAGTGCTGCAGCATACTTCATGGTCTGGTTGCAGCAGTTGAAGCGCTCTGCAAAATAACAGAATACCAGCATGAGGCTCGAACCATGCTCATGGAGAATGCAGAACGTGttggaaacagaggaagaatAATCTGTATTACTAATGCAAAAAG TGATAGTCATGTTCGGATGCTTGAGGATTGTGTTCAGGAAACCATTCATGAGCATAACAAGCTTGCAGCTAATTCAGATCA TCTAATGCAGATTCAGAAATGTGAATTGGTCTTAATCCACACTTACCCGGTTGGTGAAGACAGCCTGGTTTCAGATCGTCCAAAAAAAGAG CTTTCACCTGTTTTAACCAGTGAAGTGCACAGTGTCCGTGCGGGGCGACATCTGGCTACAAAACTGAATGTTTTAGTACAACAGCACTTTGACTTGGCTTCAACCACAATAACTAACATTCCCATGAAG cCCACATTCAATGTCTGTGACCAG gaagAACAACATGCTAATACATCAGCCAACTACGACGTGGAGCTGCTTCATCACAAAGAGGCACATGTTGACTTTTTAAAGAGTG GTGATAATCATATAGGTGGCAATAGCAGAGAAGGCACATTTAAAGAAACTGTAACGTTAAAATGGTGTACTCCTCGAACAAATAGTGTGG aattacacTACTGCACTGGAGCATACAGAATTTCACCAGTAGATGTAAATAGCAGACCTTCTTCATGCCTTACTAACTTCCTCCTTAATG GTCGTTCTGTTTTATTGGAACAGCCACGCAAGTCTGGCTCTAAAGTAATTAGTCACATGCTTAGCAGCCACGGAGGAGaaatttttctgcatgttttaagCAGCTCACGATCAATTCTAGAAGATCCTCCATCAATTAGCGAAGGATGTGGTGGAAGAGTCACGGACTACCGGATTACA GATTTTGGTGAATTTATGAGGGAAAACCGATTAACTCCTTTTCTAGAGCCCAGATATAAGATCGATGGAAGTCTTGAAATTCCACTGGAACGTGCAAAAGATCAGTTAGAGAAACATACTCGTTACTGGCCTATGATTATTTCGCAGACTACCATCTTCAATATGCAAGCT GTAGTGCCGTTAGCCAGTGTAATTGTAAAAGAAGCAATGACTGATGAGGATGTTCTGAATTGTCAAAAAACAATATACAATTTGGTAGACATGGAGAGGAAAAATGATCCGCTGCCAATTTCAACAGTTGGTACCAGAGGAAAGGGTCCAAAAAG AGATGAACAGTACCGGATTATGTGGAATGAATTGGAGACCCTTGTACGAGCACACACAAACAACTCTGAGAAACACCAGCGAGTCTTAGAATGTTTGATGGCTTGCAGAAGCAAACCCCCAGAAGAAGAGGAGCGCAAGAAACGAGGTAGAAAGAGAGAAGACAAAGAAGACAAGTCAGAGAAGTTGGGCAAAGACTATGAATCGGATAAGCCGTGGCAAGAATCAGAAAG GTTGAAAGGTCTTTTGGATCGTGAAAAAGAAGAACTAGCAGAAGCTGAAGTTATCAAAGATTCCCCTGATTCTCCTGAGCCACCCAACAAAAAGCCTCTCATTACAATGGATGAAATGCCCACAGttgaaaaggcaaaag GGCCAATGTCCTTGCTGTCCTTATGGAGCAACAGGATTAATACTGCCAACTCTAGGAAACACCAGGAATTTATTGGTCGTTTGAACTCTGTCAACAATAAAGCTGAGCTATATCAAcatctgaaagaagaaaatgg AATGGAAAcgacagaaaatggaaaagcaggCCGGCAGTGA